A genomic stretch from Terriglobales bacterium includes:
- a CDS encoding L-lactate dehydrogenase: MNSSVAHRFAHPVASVAIVGAGLVGTTTAHALLVSGTASEIVLVGRDRKRVEGHVNDLRDAALYSRPTRIVAGDYSDCAAADVIIITVGASQRPHSRLNDLRESGAILKEVIREVARQEPKGVLLIASNPVDVLTHAAWKWSGLPVSRVIGSGTSLDTLRFRRRIAEHYGVAADNVHAYILGEHGDSQVALLSSARIAGTSLEEFCRERRLPCDDSALRVIANETRNGGLQIIQSKGATQYGISAVLTRIVSAILRDEHAVLTVSNLAPAQMNVGEVFLSLPAIITRDGVDRVLPVQLNDEESGALKKSAHILRRHLQMLDLSS; the protein is encoded by the coding sequence GTGAACAGCTCGGTAGCACACCGTTTCGCGCACCCGGTCGCTAGCGTGGCGATTGTTGGAGCCGGATTGGTCGGTACCACGACGGCGCACGCGTTGCTCGTCTCTGGTACCGCCTCCGAAATCGTCCTTGTCGGGCGGGACCGGAAGAGAGTTGAGGGTCACGTAAACGACCTACGTGACGCGGCTCTGTATTCTCGTCCTACGCGCATCGTCGCGGGCGACTACTCGGATTGCGCCGCCGCGGACGTAATCATCATCACTGTCGGGGCTTCTCAAAGGCCGCACTCGAGGTTGAATGACCTCAGAGAAAGCGGGGCAATTCTGAAGGAAGTCATCCGAGAAGTTGCGCGCCAGGAACCCAAGGGTGTTCTGTTGATCGCATCCAACCCGGTCGACGTACTGACGCATGCGGCATGGAAGTGGTCCGGGCTGCCTGTAAGTCGCGTCATTGGATCAGGAACGAGTCTTGATACGTTGCGCTTTCGACGACGGATCGCGGAACACTACGGAGTGGCTGCCGACAACGTGCACGCGTACATCCTCGGCGAACACGGAGACAGCCAAGTCGCCTTGTTGTCTTCGGCGCGGATCGCGGGCACGTCGTTGGAGGAATTTTGCCGCGAGCGACGGCTACCATGCGACGACTCCGCTCTACGGGTCATCGCTAACGAGACGCGAAATGGCGGTCTCCAGATCATTCAAAGCAAAGGCGCCACGCAGTACGGAATCAGCGCGGTGCTGACTCGCATAGTGAGCGCGATTTTGCGTGACGAGCACGCGGTTCTCACTGTGTCCAATTTAGCGCCGGCGCAAATGAATGTCGGGGAAGTGTTTCTATCGCTGCCGGCGATCATTACCCGAGACGGCGTCGATCGAGTCCTGCCCGTTCAGTTGAACGACGAGGAAAGCGGAGCCCTAAAGAAATCCGCTCACATTCTCCGGCGGCACCTGCAAATGCTGGACCTTTCTTCCTGA
- a CDS encoding type II toxin-antitoxin system VapB family antitoxin: MRTNIVIDEKLMKETLRLTGLKTKREAVELGLRTIVRLRKQQAIRRFRGKLPWRGDLDAMRTD, from the coding sequence ATGCGCACCAATATCGTCATTGATGAGAAGTTGATGAAGGAAACGCTTCGACTCACCGGATTGAAAACTAAGCGAGAGGCGGTCGAGTTGGGGCTGCGCACGATCGTTCGCTTGCGCAAACAGCAAGCGATCCGCCGGTTTCGCGGCAAGCTTCCGTGGCGGGGTGACTTGGACGCAATGAGAACGGACTGA